CGCAGCGCTTCGCGTCGAGCTGGTCCACAATCCCGACGTGGCGCTTGCCGCCGTCGTTCACGCCATGCTGCTGCGTGTTGCTTACACCGGCTATGTGTCCGAGCAAAGCGCCTTGCGAGTGTCGCTATCTTATGAGCGCGTCGAAGGGTCGATAAAATCGCCGGAGAAGTGCAAGGCCGTTGCCGAATTCGAGAGCGTACAGGAAAATTACGGGCATAAGATTCCCGGAAATCCTGCCGACCTGTTCGAGTGGTGCCTTGCACAGAGCCGCGAAGAACTGCTGCTCCTGCTGGCCTATGCGGCAGCCCACTCCGTCAACGCTGTGGAGAAGAAATTCACCGACCGCCGGTCTGGTATCGAGCAGGCAAATCAGCTTGGTCGAGCGCTCAATGTGCGGATGACGGATTGGTTCGAGACGACCGCCGACAGCTATTTCAATCACATCAATCGGCAGAGCATTGCTCTCGTTGTGGCGGAAGCCAAGGGCGAAGACGCAAGCCTATCCGTGAAGGCAGCGGGTAAGAAGACAGAGGCCGTGTTGATCGCGGACAGGCTGATTGTGGGAACCGGCTGGCTCCCGGCTCCAATCCGGATTGCATCCGACCCGAGCGCCGAGGCAAACGTCGAGATCGACGACGCCGCCCAGTCCCTGTCGATGGCAGCGGAATAACCCCGCCGATGCTATCCAGCCGGTCGCGCTTCTTCCGCGCGGTCGGCCCCTGTTTAAAAACAGTGCCATCTATTTGACCGACCCTAGACATTTTACCGCCCGCGAGCGCGGGCCAGGGCATCGAACCCCGGCCCGCACTTTGCTTCGCAAGGCAGGATCCGCCCAGCAGGTCGTCAGCTGAAGGCAACAGCGGCGTCTCGCGCGAGCGCTTGTTACCGACAAATGATCGGGTTTATCGAGCGCGTATGGGAGGGCCGCAATGGACGCGGATGGTGGCTGTTGAACCCCTCAGTGACAGAGTTCCCCGTTAGCGGCCAAGGACAATCCTTTATCCCGGGTGGGCTTAGTCGTACCACGCAGCGCCCTGCGCCTACAGAACGTTAGCGTAATGAGATAGGCCTGTCCCGAAACTAGCGATCGTGTACGGCGAGGGTACCGAGATCGGCATTGAGGCGCCCGTATCAGGGCTTGATGTCTCTATGGGCGCGCTACTGCGGGGCTGGTCTGCCTCCACATGCCGCTGAATGTTTTCAGGGCACCCGGCTTCGGGGTCTTGGTAAGGATGTCGTCGCAAAGATGTAGGTGTCCCGCCACTGATTTCTTCGCTGGTCAGATCGATGCCAGCTGAATGCTTCTGGGCGGGCGTTGGCTTGCGATGCCGGTTTTGGTGAACGGGTGAGCTTTGCAGCCGGAGACATCTGCGCTGATCGCCTTTGTGTGCGGTGCCTTCAGATGGAGCACTAAGGCCGGTCGTCACGACCGCAACCCTCGACCGGAACGATTTTCCCCGATCCCGTGGATCTCCTCGCGCAGCAAAATCGTCCCGTTCTCAGGTGCTGCACCCCTTCGGGTGCGGACGTTCCTGCTCCCGTCCTTTTGTCGCGTCCATCGGCAACGCTAACAAAGGAGATACAGCAATGTCCGACCTCGTAAATTTCATCCGCTTCACCGAAACCGGCCTCTTGGGCAACATCGCATCCATGGCATATGACATCGACCTGACCGGCGAAGAAATCACAAGCACCAACCCCAAAGCGCCCGTTTATCGGCTTCTCGCCAGAACACCGAGGGGACGCTCTGTGGAAATTGGCGGCGTCTGGAAAAAGACAAACCAGACCGGCGGTGATTATTACACCTTGTCGGTCAATACCGGATACGGGCGCCTCAACGCCAATCTCGGACGCTTACCTGGCCAGGACGACGAGGATCTGATGGCCGTCATTCCCTGGGATTGATCGAGTAACGTACGGCCCCGCAAGGGGCCGTACCTGCACAACCGTCTAAGCCATCTGAGTGGCTCGTGGAAGAACAGCGATCGATGCAAGTGAAGCGCACGACCTGCTAAAATCTGCATGCAGCGATTCTGCAGAGTTGCCACCTGGCAACTTTTCCATTCATGCGGCGAGAGGAAAGGCCCGATTTCCTCGTTAAGGTTTTGTTAACTCAATTTCCCTTGCCACCGGTTGCGACTCGGGGCAATGTCACCTACGAGTTATTCGCTCACTGTGGAGAGTTATCGTAGTTATGTTGAAGCCTCGTAGTCAGGCAGTTGCCCAAGCCACTCTGAAGCCATTGATGACCGACATCATCGCTGGCGACGGAGCTGCGCTTTCTCAAGAGTTGCTGGCAATGAGGAAAGCGCTCTTTCCACCAGTCTCGCAAAAGACTCTCCGCTTCTTCTCATCCGTCGAATCTGCAAAGCTGATCGGTATCGCCGATGCTTATCTAAGACAGCTATCCTTGAACGGGAAAGGACCGCAACCCGATATTGGGTCTGGCGGTCGACGCTGGTACTCGCTTGACCAAATTAATCAGATACGGGCAGTCCTCGACGAAAACTCCAAAGGCAAAAAGTACGTACCCCGACGTCGTTCCGGTGAACATTGTCAAGTAATGGCGGTAGTCAACTTCAAGGGTGGCAGCGGGAAGACGACTACTGCCGCCCATCTGGCACAGTACCTTGCACTTCAAGGATATCGCGTTCTCGCTGTTGATCTCGACCCGCAGGCTTCGCTAACCGCCCTTCACGGTTATCAGCCCGAATATGACATTGCTGCAAATGAAACAATGTACGCGGCGATCCGGTATGACGAACGACGGCGTCCGATGTCAGAAATAATCAAGCCAACGTACTTTTCAGGACTCGATATCGTCCCTGGTAATCTTGAGCTTATGGAGTACGAGCACGATACGCCGCGCGCTCTTGCAGAGCACTCCTCGGAGCCATTTTTTGGCCGTGTGGCATCTGCACTCGGCTCGGTGGAAGACAACTATGATGTCATGGTGCTCGACTGCCCGCCGCAGTTGGGTTTCCTAACCCTTGGAGCACTTTGCGCCTCGACCGGGCTCCTGATCACCGCTCATCCGCAGATGCTGGATGTAATGTCGATGTGTCAGTTTCTCCTGATGACTTCCGACCTTTTGGGAGTTGTTCAGGACGCTGGTGGGGATCTCGATTACGATTTCATCCGCTATGTCGTCACACGGTTTGAACCGTCCGATGCGCCACAGGCGCAGATGGTCGGTTTCATGCGGTCTTTGTTCCGCGAACGCGTCCTCACAAATACGATGCTGAAATCGACAGCTGTTTCGGATGCGGGCCTATCAAAGCAGACGCTCTATGAGGTGGGGCGAGAAAATTTCTCAAAGGCAACTTACGACCGTGCCATTGAGTCGCTGGATGCGGTGAATGGCGAGATTGACAGCCTAATTAGGAAGGCTTGGGGGAGGGCGACATGAGCCGCAAGGATACGCTTAAGGCCATGCTTTCTCGCCGAGAAGGCGAGTTGCCACATGGCAACCTCCAAGAAGATACCGTTGAAACTGAGGAGGTTCCTCCTCCGGAGAAGAAGCTTCAGCACATCCGATCAGGCGCGGTCGGTGCAATGGGGCGCTCCCTTGGCAACATTGTTAGTGCCGCGGACCAGGCTCGGGCGCTTATCGCCGAAGGTTCTGCCGTCGTCGAGATACAACCTGAGAAGATAGACAGCTCTTTTGTTTCCGATCGCCTGCCTGATGACGGTGAAACCTTCCAGCAGCTTTTAGAAGCTATTCGCGTCTCCGGCCAGAATAGCCCTGTGCTTCTTCGACCCCATCCGGAAAATGCTGATCGATATCAAATCGTATTCGGTCATCGGCGGGTCAGAGTAGCTTCAACACTGAAGCAGGCGGTGAAGGCTGTCGTTCAGAATCTTACTGACGAAGAAATGGTTGTCGCCCAAGGTCAGGAAAACGCGGCCCGAACTGATCTAAGCTATATTGAGCGCGGCCTATTTGCCTTGGCGCTTGAGGAACGTGGCTTTGATCGACACATCATAATGCGCTCGTTGGGAATGGAGAAAACCCAGCTGTCGAAGCTAATGGCCGTTGCTCATTCAGTGCCGCGTGAGATCATCGAAGCAATTGGCCCTGCACCTAAGGCTGGAAGGCCCCGTTGGATGGGTCTCGCCGAGAAGCTCGCGGTTAGCAAGCCGAAGGTTCTGGAAGATCTTCTCCAGCGCAAGGACTTTCGTAACTCTGATACTGATGCCCGTTTCGCACTAGTAATGGAAGCGCTCATTGCGAAGCGAAAGGGAGCAAAGGCCGAAACGATTAAATCGAGCGACGGTCAAAAACTGGCGACGGTTCAGCGTTCGACGAAGGTGCTTAATCTTAGTTTTGATGAAAGGGCGTCGCCAGCGTTTGGCGACTTTATCATCGGGAAACTGGAGCAGCTTCACCAAGAGTTCAAGCAATTCCAGGAGAGGTAATTAGACTTACTTCTAATGGATCAAAGATAAAAGGATCAACCCGCAAAAGAAAAAGGCCCCCAATCGGAAAACCGTGGAAGCCTCTCTCGTATTCTCTAGCAAGATCGAGAATCGCATTTTCACGAATCACAGTCAAGAGTCTTTGGCATCGTTTTGGTGAGCGGATTTCTTTTGCCTTTTGAGAGGTGAAAGAAAATGCAGAGTGGAAGTGTGACGACGCCCTTTGGGCGGCGGCCGATGACGCTTGCCTTGGTCAAAGGTCAGCTGGAAACAGCAGAGCGTAGCGAGAGCAAGCCCGTAGACAAGTGGAAAGTCTTCCGGGATCTCTGTGAGGCGAAGGACGTCTTTGGCCTTCAGGACCGATCTCTCGCAGTGCTGCACGCGTTGCTGAGCTTCTATCCGGATACTGAGCTCTCGGACGACAATGGTCTTGTCGTATTCCCGTCGAACACGCAGCTGTCGATCCGGGCGCACGGCATCGCCGGCACAACACTGCGGCGCCATCTCGGTGTGCTCGTTGAGGCTGGCCTGATCCAGCGCCGCGATAGCCCGAACGGTAAACGTTATGCGCATCGGAGCAGGGGAGGGGAAATCGAGGACGCGTTCGGCTTCAGCCTGGCGCCGCTGCGTGCGCGTGCTGCCGAGCTAGCTGGTCTTGCCCAGCAAGTTGCTGAAGAGCGCGTGCGGTTCAAGCGTGCCAAGGAAGCTTTGACGCTTTGCCGGCGCGATGTGCGCAAGCTGATTTCCGCTGCCATGGAAGAGGGCGCTGACGGCGATTGGGCAGAGATCGAGGCGATGTATGTCGGCCTTATTGCGCGCCTTCCGCGCGCTCCGAGGCGCCACGATGTCGATGCCGTGCTCGAAGACATGCGAATGCTTCGTGAGGAAATCGTCAACGTCCTGGAAATTCAGCTAAAAGCAGAAAAAACCGACGGCAATGCTATCCAAGATGGATGCCACATACAGAATTCAAACCCCGAATCCATCTATGAACTTGAACCTAGCCCTGAGAAAGAGCAGGGCGAAAGGCCGGAGCTCAAACCAAAACGGGTTACCGAGCCGCTGAAGGCGTTCCCGTTGAGCATGGTGTTGAGGGCATGCCCGCAAATGGCGGATTACGCCCCAGGCGGCCGGATAGACCATTGGCGTGAGTTGATGTCGGCTGCCATTGTGGTCCGGTCGATGCTCGGCGTCAGTCCTTCGGCCTACCAAGAGGCCTGCGAAATCATGGGGGCCGAAAATGCGGCAGTCGCCATTGCCTGCATCCTTGAGCGGGCAGGGCATATCACCTCGGCCGGCGGCTACTTGCGTGACTTGACCCGAAAGGCGGCGCGCGGCGAGTTCGGTCTCGGGCCGATGCTCATGGCCGCGATCAGGGCGAACTCCGGGGATGAGAAGCGGAGCGCATGAGGAGCCCCGCGTCCACCTGGTCAGGAAATGTCGGGGATTCGGTCTGCGATCTTTTCGATATAGGCGTTGAACTTGCGGCGCTCTATCGCGGCAAGGATCTTCAGCGTCTTGTGAACGTCGGCGCGGATATGAATACCGGTGGTCACTTTTTCTGTGTCTCGGAAGCGTTTGCCGGCGATCGGATCGCGGCTCTCGCCTTTGGCGACCATGTCGCGAAGCTGATGACGGCCAATCGGCGGCTTGTTAGTCGAGGCTTGATGGACGTCTTCGGTTTGCCGAGGAGGGGAGGCGATCTGCTTTTCCCGCACGGACGGCTTTTGCCGGTTGGTCGAAATCAGCCCGAGAACAAGGTTCTTGCTGTCTGGTCCATCACTCATGCCTGAACTCCCTCGGCGGTGGATCTGTAAAGGGTTAGGATCTCGCCAAGCAGCGTTTCCATCTCGGCAATGGCTTTCGGGTCGGGCGTTGCAACTGTCTGGAGCGTGCCGGCGGCGCCGATCGATTGATAGCAAGCGCGCCGGGCGATGGGCTGCGAGGCAAGCGCAACGCCGCTTTCCCGCAAGATTTCGCGCAGCGGCGCATGCGCCCTGGCGCGTCCGGTGACCAGATCGTGCTGGTTGATGACGATCAGAGAGGGTAGTTTACGTTTTTGATCGTCTTCGACGACGGGAATGTGATTGAGCGCCAGTTGCATCCCGGCGACCACATCGTCCTGGGTGGTCTGGAGGGGGATGAGGACGATATCGGCGCAATAAAGACCCGCGAAGAGATTTTCATTCGTTGTCCCCTCAATGTCGACAAAGACGATCTTGCCCTCGCGCTGTCGATCCAACGCCATTTTGTAGATGCGATCTGGATCCAGGCAACTTTCTGCCTCCAGTTTGTCAGGCCAAACGTCCATCTGTTTCGACATCGTCACCCACCGGATTGTGTTGGCACGGCTGTCGGCGTCGATGAGAAACACGTCGTTCCCGGCATGGGCGGCTGTTCCCGACAGCGCCCGCACGAGCGTGGTTTTTCCGGTCCCGCCTTTTGGGTTTGCGATGGTGACGATCATGGAAGCTCCTTTCATTTGTAAAGAAAAATATAATTAATCGAACGCAGCTGTTCTGACAACGCTTCAATTGCCCGTTGCTGATTGGCCGATGACGATTGAAGATCGACAATTGCCAGCTGTTCATCATCAACGGGCAGCGACCCATTGATGATTGCCCCTAAGCAGTTGATGACGCGTTATTTGATGATTAACAACGGCTATCTGATCATTGCCCGTGCACTAACGACCACTGTTTCAATTAACAATGGGCAATTGCCCGCGTTTCAATTACCCGTTGTCGGTCGCCGTCCATAGACGGCATGTGCGTCTCACCTGCTAGTGTGAGTTGACAGTGCGAAGTGAAAACTATAATTAATTGTCTGTGGCAGGATAGTCAAGTTTGTGGTACAAACTCGACGCCGACCCGCCGCCGGCGGTGCTGGTGTTCGCGCCTATGGCGCTCTGGGGCGCCTCCGGCACTAGTGGCAAGGAAGAGGAAGCGATGCGAAGCGAGGTGGTCAGGGTCCGCATGAAGCCGGAAGAGCGGCAAGCGCTCGCCGCGCTGTGCGGAGAAAAGCGCACTGCAAGCGATGTCATCCGGCTGCTGTTCCGCGATCAGGCCGGTCTACCATTGCCTGTCGGACCTATTGAAGCCGACCATCTGCGTGGCACGAACGAAGAACTGCGTCGGGTCGGTATCAATCTCAACCAGGCTGTTCGGGCCATGAACGAAGGCCGCGTCGGTTATGAGCCGCATCTTGATGCAGCGCTGCGAAAGCTTCTCGACGCTGTGTTTCGGCTGAGGGCCGATGTCGATTTGATGCTTCGGATCAGCCGGCAAGAGCGGAGAGGGGGCGGGCATGGCCTATGAGTGGGCAAGTCTCCTCGGCGAAGTCGACACCTACTCGGCGCGCCGGGTCGCATCGCTGGTGGACGACGATGAGAAGCGGCGCCGCGGCCGGGCGAGTGGTCCGGCCGTGACCAGTGATCGCGCTGAGAAGCGGTATCTGCCAAGAGGGATTGCAGCCAGGGCCGCGACGATCTTCGTCCCGTCGGGGGAACAGACTATCGCCTCCATCCTGCAGCCAGCGCGCTCCTCTCAGCAGGACGTCGTCGCGCTAGTCGGTGCGTTAGCTTCACGCACGGGGCCGGAAGAGGACGACGAATTGCGCAGGGGCGGGGGAGGCGGCGGTAGCGCCGCACGTCAAGCCAACCCGCCGATCGCCACGCGGCGTTCGTTGAAAGACAAGGCGTCCTTAGAGGTTGCCAGCCGGGCAGCGCTTGCTGCCGGTGCCCAGCCGGTTGTGATCAAAGTCACATCAACGGTTTCCAGTCGCGCTTCGGCCGCGGGCCTGCTTACCTATCTTGGAACGCGCGAGGCCGAAAACGAAGACGGGCGAACGGAGAGGGTCGACATCCCTGTCATTGATCAAGATGGGATCGCCATCGTAAGAAGGGAGGCGCGCGCGGCCGTTCTATCCGACTGGACCGCTGAGTTCCGGGACCCGTATGCCGTAAACGCGGTGGCGACCATCTCGATTAAGTTCGCCGAACGTGTTGGAGACGGCGATCTTCATGAGGCGTTAAACGCTGCCTTCGGCTCAAAGCCGTTCCTTTATTCCCATCGTCCGGACGGGGAGGTTTCTGTCTATGCGGTCACGGATCTGCCGGCGGGGAAACTGGCTATCGCTTTGAAAGCCCGTGAGAAGGGCGACGGTTCGGTGCATACGGCGGAGACTGCCGAAGGGGATCTTGCGGCTCGGTTGGCGAACGCCGGCAGACGGGCGGAGGTTTGCATTCTCGGAGCTGCCACTTCGGAAAAGTCGAGCCGCTATTTCCTCGAAAAGTTCCTTCGTGCCGAACAGCGGGTTATCACCAGCGCCGGCGACGCGGTAAAGCGCGGCTCGCCGAGCCACAAAACAGCAGACTGCATTTGGCAGGAGTGGTCCGGGCATATTCGCACCGTCGAACCACGCAATGCCTTCCACGTTATCTTCTCCGCCCGTGCCGGGACGGATGCACAAACGATGAACCGCGCTGTACGCGATTTTCTCAGCGAACAGGTAGCAGGACACCGGTGGATTACCGCCCATCATCCGGACACGGGGCATGTGCATGTCCATGCGATGATTGCTGCTCGCGATCATGTAGGCAAAGCGCTGCGGCTCACGAAGCCGGAGCTCTATCAATGGCGGGAGCGGTTTGCGGAAAAGGCCCGTGAGCATGGGATTGCCATGGTGGCGACACGCCGGGCCGATGTCGCGGCAACGCGCCCATACAGCCAAGCGCAGGCCGGCGCTTATCAGCGTGGTCTCACCGATCCGCGTTATCTCATGACGCCCGCTCTGAATAATCGTGTCAGGCATAAGCGGGCTGGTGTCGCCGACCGCGCCTCGCTCGCGAACGGCAGCCTTGCGTTGGCCCAGCAGTGGCGAGCGACCGTGGACGGGTTGAAAAAGGTGGGTGCAAAATCGACGGTAATAGACGCGGCCAATCGGTTCGCAGCTGCGACAGCGGACAAAACGCCGAAGCCCGCAGCACGCACGGTAAATGGCTTCGTTCTTGTACGGATAGAGATCAACCCTGCCGGTAACGCTCCCGCCCTGCTGAAGACGGTCGAGCGCGCCCTGCAAGCCCATCCTCGGTTTGTCTCTGAGAAAGCCGGAACCGCGCTGCTTTTGGCGCCGACCGGAGCGAGCATCAGCAAGATTGAGCGGGAGCTGACGCGACGAAACGAAATGGGTCCAGGCGCAGAGACCCTTGAAGTGGTCAACAATATCGAGCGCAGGTTGTTCGAACAGGGGCTAAGCGCCACCGTTTCGGTCGAGGCGGCCGGCGGTGCGCAGAATGGTGCGCCGACGCCGTGGCTGCAGAGCCGCTTTGCCGCGCTGGATCAAAGGACGGCTTCGAAACCGGCCGCGCCGTTGGCGAAACTCATGACTTTGGTTTCAGACATCAAACAACGAAAGGAAAACACTATGCCCCTATCGCTTGAACAGTTCGACGAGCGCGTTGCACGCGCCAACAAATCGATGGACCGTTTGGAGACGATGGTCGACAGCAGTGGTGAGCGCCAGGCGGTCGAGGAAATGCGGCGCGAGATTTCGGCACTCTTTGCCGAGCAGCGCCGTGACATCGAATTGCAGCAGATACCGTCAGCCATGCATGCTTCCGGGGGAGGGGGAACGCCGTCCACTATTCAAGCTGGCGAGGGCCATGATCAAAACCGGAAGCCGCCGGCAAGTGTCGATCCCGCAATCGCGGTCCAGCAACAGGCTATTGCCACAGGTCGAGCGGCGAAAGCCGCACGGGAACAAGCTGGAGGCACAAAAACGGTTCAGGACGAAAGGCGTAGAGAGATCGCTCGTCAGACGGAGCATGAGCGCGAGAACAACCGCGATGGAGCCGAACGCTAGGCGAAAGCTTGATTACGAGCTGAATGGAGTGCTGGCACACCTTATTGAGCCGGCGATTTCAATTAATGTATTGCTAGCCAGCCGTCGCGGCACAACCTACGAAGTCGGGACGATTTTCGGCCCCTCGCGCCAAACGCAGATGCCGCGAGGAGCCTTACGATACCGAGATGCGATCAAATTTCGCGGACGTTTTCCGCTTTGGCTTTGCCGGTCTTTCGATCTTGGCCCACCTCATAGCTTACCCGCTGCCCCTCACGAAGTGACCCGCTCCCTTGCAAGGCTGACACGTGGACAAAAACGTCCTGACCACTGTTTTCCGGAGTGATGAACC
The sequence above is drawn from the Ensifer canadensis genome and encodes:
- a CDS encoding ParA family protein, whose amino-acid sequence is MIVTIANPKGGTGKTTLVRALSGTAAHAGNDVFLIDADSRANTIRWVTMSKQMDVWPDKLEAESCLDPDRIYKMALDRQREGKIVFVDIEGTTNENLFAGLYCADIVLIPLQTTQDDVVAGMQLALNHIPVVEDDQKRKLPSLIVINQHDLVTGRARAHAPLREILRESGVALASQPIARRACYQSIGAAGTLQTVATPDPKAIAEMETLLGEILTLYRSTAEGVQA
- the repB gene encoding plasmid partitioning protein RepB, translated to MSRKDTLKAMLSRREGELPHGNLQEDTVETEEVPPPEKKLQHIRSGAVGAMGRSLGNIVSAADQARALIAEGSAVVEIQPEKIDSSFVSDRLPDDGETFQQLLEAIRVSGQNSPVLLRPHPENADRYQIVFGHRRVRVASTLKQAVKAVVQNLTDEEMVVAQGQENAARTDLSYIERGLFALALEERGFDRHIIMRSLGMEKTQLSKLMAVAHSVPREIIEAIGPAPKAGRPRWMGLAEKLAVSKPKVLEDLLQRKDFRNSDTDARFALVMEALIAKRKGAKAETIKSSDGQKLATVQRSTKVLNLSFDERASPAFGDFIIGKLEQLHQEFKQFQER
- the repC gene encoding plasmid replication protein RepC, coding for MQSGSVTTPFGRRPMTLALVKGQLETAERSESKPVDKWKVFRDLCEAKDVFGLQDRSLAVLHALLSFYPDTELSDDNGLVVFPSNTQLSIRAHGIAGTTLRRHLGVLVEAGLIQRRDSPNGKRYAHRSRGGEIEDAFGFSLAPLRARAAELAGLAQQVAEERVRFKRAKEALTLCRRDVRKLISAAMEEGADGDWAEIEAMYVGLIARLPRAPRRHDVDAVLEDMRMLREEIVNVLEIQLKAEKTDGNAIQDGCHIQNSNPESIYELEPSPEKEQGERPELKPKRVTEPLKAFPLSMVLRACPQMADYAPGGRIDHWRELMSAAIVVRSMLGVSPSAYQEACEIMGAENAAVAIACILERAGHITSAGGYLRDLTRKAARGEFGLGPMLMAAIRANSGDEKRSA
- a CDS encoding DUF736 domain-containing protein; its protein translation is MSDLVNFIRFTETGLLGNIASMAYDIDLTGEEITSTNPKAPVYRLLARTPRGRSVEIGGVWKKTNQTGGDYYTLSVNTGYGRLNANLGRLPGQDDEDLMAVIPWD
- the repA gene encoding plasmid partitioning protein RepA — protein: MTDIIAGDGAALSQELLAMRKALFPPVSQKTLRFFSSVESAKLIGIADAYLRQLSLNGKGPQPDIGSGGRRWYSLDQINQIRAVLDENSKGKKYVPRRRSGEHCQVMAVVNFKGGSGKTTTAAHLAQYLALQGYRVLAVDLDPQASLTALHGYQPEYDIAANETMYAAIRYDERRRPMSEIIKPTYFSGLDIVPGNLELMEYEHDTPRALAEHSSEPFFGRVASALGSVEDNYDVMVLDCPPQLGFLTLGALCASTGLLITAHPQMLDVMSMCQFLLMTSDLLGVVQDAGGDLDYDFIRYVVTRFEPSDAPQAQMVGFMRSLFRERVLTNTMLKSTAVSDAGLSKQTLYEVGRENFSKATYDRAIESLDAVNGEIDSLIRKAWGRAT
- a CDS encoding relaxase/mobilization nuclease domain-containing protein, which gives rise to MAYEWASLLGEVDTYSARRVASLVDDDEKRRRGRASGPAVTSDRAEKRYLPRGIAARAATIFVPSGEQTIASILQPARSSQQDVVALVGALASRTGPEEDDELRRGGGGGGSAARQANPPIATRRSLKDKASLEVASRAALAAGAQPVVIKVTSTVSSRASAAGLLTYLGTREAENEDGRTERVDIPVIDQDGIAIVRREARAAVLSDWTAEFRDPYAVNAVATISIKFAERVGDGDLHEALNAAFGSKPFLYSHRPDGEVSVYAVTDLPAGKLAIALKAREKGDGSVHTAETAEGDLAARLANAGRRAEVCILGAATSEKSSRYFLEKFLRAEQRVITSAGDAVKRGSPSHKTADCIWQEWSGHIRTVEPRNAFHVIFSARAGTDAQTMNRAVRDFLSEQVAGHRWITAHHPDTGHVHVHAMIAARDHVGKALRLTKPELYQWRERFAEKAREHGIAMVATRRADVAATRPYSQAQAGAYQRGLTDPRYLMTPALNNRVRHKRAGVADRASLANGSLALAQQWRATVDGLKKVGAKSTVIDAANRFAAATADKTPKPAARTVNGFVLVRIEINPAGNAPALLKTVERALQAHPRFVSEKAGTALLLAPTGASISKIERELTRRNEMGPGAETLEVVNNIERRLFEQGLSATVSVEAAGGAQNGAPTPWLQSRFAALDQRTASKPAAPLAKLMTLVSDIKQRKENTMPLSLEQFDERVARANKSMDRLETMVDSSGERQAVEEMRREISALFAEQRRDIELQQIPSAMHASGGGGTPSTIQAGEGHDQNRKPPASVDPAIAVQQQAIATGRAAKAAREQAGGTKTVQDERRREIARQTEHERENNRDGAER
- a CDS encoding cold-shock protein gives rise to the protein MAAGTVKFFNNDKGFGFITPENSGQDVFVHVSALQGSGSLREGQRVSYEVGQDRKTGKAKAENVREI